Proteins co-encoded in one Halorussus vallis genomic window:
- the hisA gene encoding 1-(5-phosphoribosyl)-5-[(5-phosphoribosylamino)methylideneamino]imidazole-4-carboxamide isomerase: MTAFPEFEVIPAVDMQDGEVVQLVQGERGTEKTYGDPVEAAEQWVERGAETLHLVDLDGAFEGERANADAVERILDAVSVDVQLGGGIRTAEDAIDLLERGVDRVILGTAAVEDPDLVAEISESHPGAVTVSLDAKDGEVVVAGWTEGTGLDPAEAAARYEDLGAGAILFTDVDVEGKLEGVQTDRVREVVEAVDIPVIASGGVATLDDVRALREAGAAAVVVGTALYEGEFTLEDAMAA, translated from the coding sequence ATGACTGCCTTCCCCGAGTTCGAGGTGATTCCGGCGGTGGACATGCAGGACGGCGAGGTCGTCCAGTTGGTCCAGGGCGAGCGCGGCACCGAGAAGACCTACGGCGACCCCGTGGAAGCGGCCGAGCAGTGGGTCGAACGGGGCGCAGAGACGCTCCACCTCGTCGACCTCGACGGCGCGTTCGAGGGCGAGCGAGCGAACGCCGACGCGGTCGAGCGCATCCTCGACGCCGTCTCCGTGGACGTGCAACTCGGCGGGGGCATCCGGACCGCGGAGGACGCGATAGACCTGCTGGAGCGGGGCGTCGATCGCGTCATCCTCGGCACCGCCGCGGTCGAGGACCCCGACCTCGTCGCCGAAATCTCGGAGTCCCATCCCGGCGCCGTCACCGTGAGTCTCGACGCGAAGGACGGCGAGGTCGTCGTCGCCGGGTGGACCGAGGGGACCGGCCTCGACCCCGCGGAGGCGGCGGCGCGCTACGAGGACCTGGGCGCGGGCGCCATCCTGTTCACCGACGTGGACGTCGAGGGCAAGTTAGAGGGCGTCCAGACGGACCGCGTGCGAGAGGTGGTCGAGGCGGTCGACATCCCGGTAATCGCCTCGGGCGGCGTCGCGACGCTGGACGACGTGCGGGCGCTCCGGGAGGCCGGCGCGGCCGCGGTGGTCGTCGGCACCGCGCTCTACGAGGGGGAGTTCACGCTCGAAGACGCGATGGCGGCCTGA
- the hisB gene encoding imidazoleglycerol-phosphate dehydratase HisB, with protein MADRTAAVARETAETDIEVTLDVDGDGESTVETGVGFFDHMLESFAKHGLFDLTVRCDGDLDIDDHHTVEDVAIALGRAFDEALGDKRGIERFADRKVPLDEAVASVVVDVSGRPLFEFDGEFSQATVGGMTSHMAKHFFRSLATNAGLTLHVSVRGENAHHEIEAMFKSAARALDDATRIDERRGDVASTKGQL; from the coding sequence ATGGCAGACCGCACGGCCGCCGTCGCGCGCGAGACGGCGGAGACCGACATCGAAGTGACGCTGGACGTCGACGGCGACGGCGAGTCGACGGTCGAGACGGGCGTGGGCTTCTTCGACCACATGCTGGAGAGTTTCGCCAAGCACGGCCTGTTCGACCTGACGGTGCGCTGTGACGGCGACCTCGACATCGACGACCACCACACCGTCGAGGACGTGGCCATCGCGCTCGGCCGGGCGTTCGACGAGGCGCTGGGCGACAAGCGCGGCATCGAGCGCTTCGCCGACCGGAAGGTCCCGCTGGACGAGGCGGTGGCCTCGGTCGTCGTGGACGTGAGCGGGCGACCCCTCTTCGAGTTCGACGGCGAGTTCTCGCAGGCGACGGTGGGCGGGATGACCAGTCACATGGCGAAGCACTTCTTCCGCTCGCTGGCGACGAACGCGGGACTGACGCTCCACGTGAGCGTTCGCGGGGAGAACGCCCACCACGAGATAGAGGCGATGTTCAAGTCGGCGGCGCGGGCGCTCGACGACGCGACGAGAATCGACGAGCGGCGCGGCGACGTGGCGAGTACGAAGGGGCAGTTGTAG
- a CDS encoding S1C family serine protease, with translation MRRRTQVLTGVLVLALVSGGVIGAVGATALAPAVDGGELIPGAEGAATDGGTAAAAAETATGSAAGAPLVQQEPTCNYRSLYDQAIGSVVTIQVQTPRGGGLGSGFVYDDQGRIVTNQHVVANATSVEVQFNQGQWRTAEVVGTDAYSDLAVLDVNNVPNYADPLALNGSGPQPGQPVAALGSPLGLQGTITGGIVSAVNRSLPAGGATGPQFTIPNTVQTTAAINPGNSGGPLMNCRGQVIGVNTAGAQGSDNIGFAVPASRVQRVVPALIEDGTYNHSFLGITSTDVTPTVAQANDLRVTRGVLVGQVVPGSPADGVLQGSTRTVEVNGQPVPVGGDVILRVAGQRIGSQEDLASVLVQKRPGDTVRMTILRDGERQRVTVTLGTRPDSGA, from the coding sequence ATGCGAAGACGCACGCAAGTTCTCACGGGGGTACTGGTGCTCGCGCTCGTCAGCGGCGGAGTGATCGGCGCGGTCGGCGCGACCGCGCTCGCTCCGGCCGTCGACGGGGGTGAGCTGATTCCGGGCGCCGAAGGGGCGGCGACCGACGGAGGAACGGCCGCCGCGGCGGCGGAAACCGCGACCGGGTCGGCCGCCGGCGCGCCGCTGGTCCAGCAGGAGCCGACCTGTAACTACCGGTCGCTGTACGACCAGGCCATCGGGTCGGTCGTCACGATACAGGTCCAGACGCCGCGGGGCGGCGGACTCGGCTCCGGGTTCGTCTACGACGACCAGGGCCGCATCGTCACGAACCAGCACGTCGTGGCCAACGCCACCTCGGTCGAGGTTCAGTTCAACCAGGGCCAGTGGCGGACCGCCGAGGTCGTCGGCACCGACGCCTACAGCGACCTCGCGGTCCTCGACGTGAACAACGTCCCGAACTACGCCGACCCGCTCGCGCTGAACGGTAGCGGCCCGCAACCGGGTCAGCCGGTCGCCGCGCTGGGGAGTCCGCTCGGCCTCCAGGGAACCATCACCGGCGGCATCGTCAGCGCGGTGAACCGCTCGCTGCCCGCCGGCGGCGCGACCGGCCCGCAGTTCACGATACCCAACACCGTCCAGACCACCGCGGCCATCAACCCCGGCAACAGCGGGGGTCCGCTGATGAACTGCCGCGGGCAGGTCATCGGCGTCAACACCGCGGGCGCCCAGGGGAGCGACAACATCGGCTTCGCGGTCCCGGCCTCGCGGGTCCAGCGGGTCGTCCCGGCGCTCATCGAGGACGGCACGTACAACCACTCGTTCCTCGGCATCACGTCGACCGACGTGACGCCGACCGTCGCGCAGGCCAACGACCTGCGGGTCACCCGCGGCGTCCTCGTCGGCCAGGTGGTCCCGGGGTCGCCCGCCGACGGCGTCCTCCAGGGGAGCACCCGGACGGTGGAGGTGAACGGACAGCCGGTTCCGGTCGGCGGCGACGTGATACTCCGGGTGGCCGGCCAGCGAATCGGCTCTCAGGAGGACCTCGCCAGCGTCCTCGTCCAGAAGCGGCCGGGCGATACGGTCCGGATGACCATCCTCCGAGACGGCGAGCGCCAGCGGGTGACGGTGACGCTCGGCACTCGGCCCGACTCCGGAGCCTGA
- a CDS encoding AI-2E family transporter, with protein MSVLPEDRERLAWWAFTFAVVGVFAFVLWAFVGTVVLGIFIYYGMRPVYRRLRGVFSSDVAADVTVLLVSLPVFALVGYTAFVGLQELSQFTGAPLSSFARFVPGTPEQATALAEDLQKALGPQPTQTPREKMLSTAVSIGSAVATGLAHFVLSMLLAFVLLREDHRIAAWFRDQFGAKGSAAHAYAMAVDDDLREVYVGNVLTVFVVTGLGVVVYNGLNVLAPVASDGVPVPTLLALLTGVATLIPLVVGKVVYVPVGAYMAYQAVNGGGPVWFPLVFFAVCFLLLDLLPVAVLRPYIAGRNVHGGLMVFAYVGGTMLFGWYGLFLGPLLVVVAVHLARIVVPELVHGEPVTRRIQAAESIGSTPDEAADASDLAPDDAPEDVTSDESPAGNASRRDGGTDS; from the coding sequence ATGAGCGTACTCCCCGAGGACCGCGAGCGACTCGCCTGGTGGGCGTTCACGTTCGCGGTGGTGGGCGTGTTCGCGTTCGTCCTCTGGGCGTTCGTCGGCACGGTCGTGCTGGGGATATTCATCTACTACGGGATGCGGCCGGTCTACCGGCGACTGCGGGGCGTGTTCTCCTCCGACGTCGCCGCCGACGTGACCGTCCTGCTGGTTTCCCTCCCGGTGTTCGCGCTGGTCGGCTACACCGCGTTCGTCGGCCTCCAGGAACTCAGTCAGTTCACCGGCGCGCCGCTGTCGTCGTTCGCCCGGTTCGTCCCCGGCACCCCCGAACAAGCGACCGCGCTGGCCGAGGACCTCCAGAAGGCCCTCGGCCCGCAACCGACCCAGACGCCCCGCGAGAAGATGCTCTCGACGGCTGTGTCGATCGGGAGCGCAGTGGCGACCGGCCTCGCCCACTTCGTGCTGTCGATGCTGCTGGCGTTCGTCCTTCTGCGCGAGGACCACCGCATCGCGGCGTGGTTCCGCGACCAGTTCGGCGCGAAGGGGTCGGCCGCCCACGCCTACGCGATGGCGGTCGACGACGACCTCCGGGAGGTGTACGTCGGCAACGTCCTGACCGTCTTCGTCGTGACCGGCCTGGGCGTCGTGGTCTACAACGGACTGAACGTGCTGGCGCCGGTGGCCTCCGACGGCGTCCCGGTCCCGACGCTGTTGGCGCTCCTGACCGGCGTGGCGACGCTGATTCCGCTCGTGGTCGGGAAGGTGGTCTACGTCCCCGTGGGCGCGTACATGGCCTACCAGGCCGTCAACGGCGGGGGTCCGGTGTGGTTCCCGCTGGTCTTCTTCGCGGTCTGCTTCCTGCTGTTGGACCTCCTGCCGGTGGCGGTGCTGCGGCCGTACATCGCGGGCCGGAACGTCCACGGCGGCCTGATGGTGTTCGCCTACGTCGGCGGCACGATGCTGTTCGGCTGGTACGGACTGTTCCTCGGCCCGCTGTTGGTCGTCGTCGCGGTCCACCTCGCGCGCATCGTCGTCCCCGAACTGGTCCACGGCGAGCCCGTCACCCGCCGGATTCAGGCCGCCGAGTCCATCGGGTCGACCCCGGACGAAGCGGCAGACGCAAGTGACCTCGCACCCGACGATGCGCCCGAAGACGTGACGAGCGACGAGAGTCCGGCCGGAAACGCGTCCCGGCGCGACGGAGGGACCGACTCGTGA
- the serB gene encoding phosphoserine phosphatase SerB produces MTLVAFDFDGTLSDSEMTVLLGERMGVADEMADITERAMNDEISYAKSLRDRAALLKGLSEEDAEAAFDDVYLRTDAGTLIRELNEAGVTTAVLTGGFERGVEKALAREGVSVDTIVANRLPIVDGELTGEVEGPLIEGTKDDALERLAAEREIDIRDTVAVGDGANDLPMLEIAGQAIGFVPKPAVRPACDLTVSTMEELKDVFEEDGLFD; encoded by the coding sequence ATGACGCTGGTCGCGTTCGACTTCGACGGGACGCTCTCGGACTCGGAGATGACGGTCCTGCTCGGCGAGCGGATGGGAGTCGCCGACGAGATGGCCGACATCACCGAGCGAGCGATGAACGACGAGATTAGCTACGCCAAGAGCCTCCGCGACCGGGCGGCCCTGCTGAAGGGCCTCTCGGAGGAGGACGCCGAGGCGGCCTTCGACGACGTCTACCTCCGGACCGACGCCGGGACGCTCATCCGGGAACTCAACGAGGCGGGCGTGACCACCGCCGTCCTCACCGGCGGGTTCGAACGCGGCGTCGAGAAGGCGCTGGCGCGCGAGGGCGTCTCGGTCGACACCATCGTCGCCAACCGTCTGCCCATCGTAGACGGCGAACTCACCGGCGAGGTCGAGGGGCCGCTCATCGAGGGCACCAAGGACGACGCGCTCGAACGCCTCGCGGCCGAGCGCGAGATAGACATCCGCGACACCGTCGCGGTCGGCGACGGCGCCAACGACCTCCCGATGCTCGAGATTGCCGGCCAGGCCATCGGCTTCGTCCCCAAGCCCGCGGTCCGGCCCGCCTGCGACCTGACGGTTTCGACGATGGAGGAACTCAAGGACGTGTTCGAGGAGGACGGCCTGTTCGACTGA
- a CDS encoding IMPACT family protein translates to MSDDVDRSDETYRTVAGRGEAAFEVRGSEFVGRAAPAEDREAAEAFVAEVQEAFADATHNVPAYRVRADPLREWASDDGEPSGSAGKPALNVLQQEGVENVAVVVTRYYGGTNLGVGGLARAYSRAVKEALEDAGTVEERPHERFSVTVEYDDSGTVRGIVESEGAEFDADYAERVTLDVRVPVEEAEALRDRIRSATSGRAEITDSGQVS, encoded by the coding sequence GTGAGCGACGACGTCGACCGGAGCGACGAGACGTATCGCACCGTCGCCGGACGCGGCGAGGCCGCCTTCGAGGTTCGGGGCTCGGAGTTCGTCGGCCGCGCCGCGCCCGCCGAAGACCGCGAGGCGGCCGAGGCGTTCGTCGCCGAGGTTCAGGAGGCGTTCGCCGACGCGACCCACAACGTCCCCGCCTACCGCGTCCGGGCGGACCCCCTGCGCGAGTGGGCCAGCGACGACGGCGAACCGTCCGGGTCGGCCGGCAAGCCCGCGCTCAACGTCCTCCAGCAGGAGGGCGTCGAGAACGTCGCGGTGGTCGTGACCCGCTACTACGGCGGGACGAACCTCGGCGTCGGCGGCCTCGCGCGGGCCTACTCGCGGGCCGTCAAGGAGGCCCTCGAGGACGCCGGGACGGTCGAGGAGCGCCCCCACGAGCGGTTCTCGGTGACGGTCGAGTACGACGACTCGGGGACGGTGCGGGGGATAGTAGAGTCCGAGGGCGCGGAGTTCGACGCCGACTACGCCGAGCGGGTCACCTTGGACGTGCGCGTGCCCGTGGAGGAGGCCGAGGCGCTCCGCGACCGCATCCGGAGCGCGACCAGCGGGCGGGCCGAGATTACCGATTCCGGACAGGTCAGCTGA
- a CDS encoding HalOD1 output domain-containing protein, producing MEEREPRDVSGGDRDDKVHQRYYPEEDRKLSTAVLEAIEDQKGEDLSKADFRLYDDVDPDALDALFRSDADANTSVQFNTDDVTVTLWGDGGVEIRITPREEKP from the coding sequence ATGGAGGAGCGAGAACCCAGAGACGTTTCCGGCGGCGATCGTGACGACAAAGTCCACCAGCGGTACTACCCCGAAGAAGACCGAAAACTGAGCACCGCGGTTCTGGAGGCCATCGAGGACCAGAAGGGCGAGGACCTCTCGAAGGCCGACTTCCGGTTGTACGACGACGTCGACCCCGACGCGCTCGACGCGCTGTTCCGCTCGGACGCCGACGCGAACACGTCGGTCCAGTTCAACACCGACGACGTGACCGTGACGCTCTGGGGCGACGGCGGCGTCGAAATCCGAATCACGCCGCGCGAGGAGAAACCGTAG
- a CDS encoding Hsp20/alpha crystallin family protein, translating to MARYDPFEEMDRMFEQMRTRMWNVGGPFDGLDVRTRGRGDANLDLTEREGEYVLVADLPGFEKEEIDLTFDDGTLTIAAEHEVRDAEEMTGETGEVANVGFARSRKVAESVTVPEEIEEDEITASYRNGVLEVHLPLVARDEDDEADSGTKIGIED from the coding sequence ATGGCTCGATACGACCCATTCGAGGAGATGGACCGCATGTTCGAACAGATGCGAACCCGGATGTGGAACGTCGGCGGGCCGTTCGACGGCCTCGACGTACGCACTCGCGGACGCGGTGACGCGAACCTCGACCTGACCGAGCGCGAGGGCGAGTACGTCCTCGTCGCCGACCTGCCGGGGTTCGAGAAGGAGGAGATCGACCTCACCTTCGACGACGGCACGCTGACCATCGCTGCCGAACACGAGGTCCGCGACGCCGAGGAGATGACGGGCGAGACGGGCGAAGTCGCCAACGTCGGCTTCGCCCGCTCGCGCAAGGTCGCCGAGAGCGTGACCGTCCCCGAGGAGATCGAGGAGGACGAGATCACCGCCTCGTACCGCAACGGCGTCCTCGAAGTCCACCTGCCCCTCGTGGCCCGGGATGAGGACGACGAGGCCGACTCCGGCACGAAGATCGGCATCGAGGACTGA
- the hisI gene encoding phosphoribosyl-AMP cyclohydrolase: MSDAADTDDADPAVALDFGERGRIPAVAQDADTGEVLMLAYVTPEAVEKTRETGLAHYYSRSREELWQKGATSGHVQRVQEVRVDCDGDALLYLVDQEGGACHTGYESCFYRTLDGDVVGERAFEPDEVYES; the protein is encoded by the coding sequence ATGAGCGACGCCGCCGACACCGACGACGCCGACCCCGCCGTCGCGCTCGACTTCGGCGAGCGCGGTCGCATCCCCGCCGTCGCCCAGGACGCCGACACCGGCGAGGTGCTGATGCTGGCCTACGTCACGCCCGAGGCCGTCGAGAAGACCCGCGAAACCGGCCTGGCTCACTACTACTCGCGGAGTCGCGAGGAACTCTGGCAGAAGGGCGCAACCAGCGGTCACGTCCAGCGGGTCCAAGAGGTCCGGGTCGACTGCGACGGCGACGCGCTGCTCTACCTGGTCGACCAGGAGGGCGGGGCGTGTCACACCGGCTACGAGAGTTGCTTCTACCGCACCCTCGACGGCGACGTCGTCGGCGAGCGGGCGTTCGAACCCGACGAGGTCTACGAGTCGTAA
- a CDS encoding ACT domain-containing protein, which yields MFDEIMQKFEGSPSQQAVIRLLLERGFSVNDDGRVVSGGIEIPNTQIAREIDVDRRVVDSTTDAILADEQLRRIFQNISSIPSLMDLAPVLDLTVLTIDVADADEPGIVATVTGLLAEHDISIRQTISEDPEFTDEPRLYLVTDADIPGDVLNELKNLGFVRKIELK from the coding sequence ATGTTCGACGAGATTATGCAGAAGTTCGAGGGAAGCCCCTCCCAGCAAGCCGTCATACGCCTGCTCCTCGAACGCGGCTTCTCGGTCAACGACGACGGCCGGGTCGTCTCGGGCGGCATCGAGATTCCCAACACCCAGATCGCCCGCGAAATCGACGTGGACCGCCGGGTGGTCGACTCCACGACGGACGCCATCCTCGCCGACGAGCAGTTGCGGCGCATCTTCCAGAACATCTCCTCGATTCCGAGCCTGATGGACCTGGCGCCCGTGCTCGACCTGACGGTGCTGACCATCGACGTGGCCGACGCCGACGAACCCGGCATCGTCGCCACCGTCACCGGCCTGCTCGCCGAACACGACATCTCGATTCGCCAGACCATCAGCGAGGACCCGGAGTTCACCGACGAACCCCGACTCTACCTCGTCACCGACGCCGACATCCCCGGCGACGTGTTGAACGAACTGAAGAACCTCGGCTTCGTCAGGAAGATAGAACTGAAGTAG
- a CDS encoding DUF7118 family protein translates to MNSDSTAPADGERDDPVAALAEAADELERADDRIEEYGAATVDSVAAAYDEATDLLNRYEGKATGTGQENFKNFIEFQDRFAALVGRLDDDLPAGDAFEAANDRFDKRRLSESDFERARADLEPAGDVAALLDRRDEALAAYREARRDVAARRREVDREIRDREHLLELGEADLDAPVEELRNPISAYDDAVDEAFAEFKRGSSAREVLAFVAATRDYPLVEFDRPPESLVEYVREREAGAESIPKLLEYARYSNSKLDHYVGDPQALKRAVATNETYLERLDARPLRIDWPPRSAADLRWRIEELISVVSKFAPEETVARLREIRQFTRDEERFERLRTAARAREELSDDERERLAGGAVESELAELREQKETLNEALAEYPER, encoded by the coding sequence ATGAACTCAGACTCCACCGCACCGGCCGACGGCGAGCGCGACGACCCGGTCGCCGCGCTGGCCGAGGCCGCCGACGAACTCGAACGGGCCGACGACCGCATCGAGGAGTACGGCGCGGCGACCGTCGACTCGGTCGCCGCGGCCTACGACGAGGCGACCGACCTGCTGAACCGCTACGAGGGGAAGGCCACGGGCACGGGTCAGGAGAACTTCAAGAACTTCATCGAGTTCCAGGACCGCTTCGCCGCGCTCGTCGGCCGACTGGACGACGACCTGCCCGCCGGCGACGCCTTCGAGGCGGCCAACGACCGCTTCGACAAGCGCCGGCTGAGCGAGTCGGACTTCGAGCGCGCCCGCGCCGACCTCGAACCCGCCGGAGACGTCGCGGCGCTCCTCGACCGGCGGGACGAGGCGCTCGCGGCCTACCGCGAGGCGCGCCGCGACGTCGCGGCGCGCCGCCGGGAGGTCGACCGGGAGATACGCGACCGCGAGCACCTGCTGGAGTTGGGCGAGGCCGACCTCGACGCGCCGGTCGAGGAACTCCGGAATCCGATTTCGGCCTACGACGACGCCGTCGACGAGGCGTTCGCCGAGTTCAAGCGCGGGTCGAGCGCCCGCGAGGTGCTGGCGTTCGTGGCCGCGACCCGCGATTACCCGCTGGTCGAGTTCGACCGGCCGCCCGAGTCGCTCGTCGAGTACGTCCGGGAACGGGAGGCGGGCGCGGAGTCGATACCGAAACTGCTGGAGTACGCCCGCTACTCCAACTCGAAACTCGACCACTACGTCGGCGACCCCCAGGCGCTCAAGCGCGCGGTGGCGACCAACGAGACGTACCTCGAACGCCTCGACGCCCGACCTCTCCGAATCGACTGGCCGCCCCGGTCGGCCGCCGACCTCCGGTGGCGCATCGAGGAGTTGATCTCGGTCGTCTCGAAGTTCGCCCCCGAGGAGACGGTGGCCAGGTTGCGCGAAATCCGGCAGTTCACCCGCGACGAGGAGCGCTTCGAGCGCCTGCGGACCGCCGCGCGGGCGCGCGAGGAGCTATCCGACGACGAGCGCGAGCGACTGGCCGGCGGCGCGGTGGAGTCGGAACTGGCCGAGTTGCGCGAGCAAAAGGAGACGCTGAACGAGGCGCTCGCCGAGTACCCCGAGCGGTGA
- a CDS encoding phosphate-starvation-inducible PsiE family protein yields MDASRATGWLERSVAFFQTLIAGFLVVLLAVGVIDLGLIVGRFFLARDVTNPDATLTLIRSAVDVVLYLFVVVELYKTIVAYVEEQSVVVAVMHAGLIAVVRQIITFKPDEYVPSKAIIIAGVYALLLVALLVGFYVVHGRIEGSE; encoded by the coding sequence ATGGACGCCTCTCGCGCCACGGGTTGGTTGGAGCGGAGCGTCGCGTTCTTCCAGACGCTCATCGCCGGATTCCTCGTCGTCCTGCTCGCCGTCGGGGTCATCGACCTCGGCCTCATCGTCGGTCGGTTCTTCCTCGCGCGCGACGTCACGAACCCCGACGCCACGCTCACGCTGATCCGGTCGGCCGTCGACGTGGTGCTCTACCTGTTCGTCGTGGTCGAACTCTACAAGACGATCGTCGCGTACGTCGAAGAACAGAGCGTCGTCGTCGCCGTGATGCACGCCGGCCTCATCGCGGTCGTCCGACAGATTATCACGTTCAAACCCGACGAGTACGTCCCCTCGAAGGCCATCATCATCGCCGGCGTGTACGCGCTGTTGCTGGTTGCGTTACTGGTCGGCTTCTACGTGGTTCACGGCCGCATAGAGGGGTCGGAGTAG
- a CDS encoding gamma-glutamyltransferase family protein — protein MGENDAGSGDAEPTTEGDAGRSDERSAGRDGESKRGTKRRTFLRGTAVALGASAAPAAARERATVDGAPRATQPGQVETARSDDGMVSSVHPAATEIGTNVLREGGNAVDAAAAVQFALNVVQPHSSGIGGGGFMLVYDADEDVTYAVDNRERAPAGAKPGMFLNEQGDPIPFERRHKSGDAVGVPGTLRAIDVALKRFGTMSIDELIGPAVELAAPGGRTATVDQHLAETIAEEVDNFNEAARNVFVPGGQPLQAGDELVQPDLAKTFRLIRERGVSAFYRGEIARAIADTVQRAGGSMTVDDLAAYNVTMDHPDYVEYEDVVVRTMSLPSSGGLTVGQILKITEEFDLGQYGPRSAERYHALIETFHRSYADRGAFMGDKLFVDAPWQGLLDEEYTDQRRSKIPLSQASNPPWKPGDPWSYQPGDPYRIGSLVGGDGVAGRPSPSEFDLSDLDLSRLDGETARRLLALLATLLAMSKRGGSKGGSGNATGSSARAGGGVGRRPTPLAVDRGQTTHFTTADGDGNMVSWTSTIEQFFGTKMMVPGYGFMLNNELTDFDATPGGPNEVQPNKRPLSSTSPTIVFSDGDPLMTLGSPGGKTIITTVAQIIQNVATYDMSLPAAIAAPRIYNDADPEVYWERRVPRGVRERLRRLGHRLQDEPTELGNAQAIMVRDGTYLGAADFRRSGAVDGPGS, from the coding sequence ATGGGGGAAAACGACGCGGGCTCGGGCGACGCCGAGCCGACGACCGAGGGAGACGCCGGGCGGAGCGACGAACGGAGCGCCGGGCGAGACGGGGAATCGAAACGGGGAACGAAACGACGGACGTTCCTGCGGGGGACCGCGGTCGCGCTGGGGGCGAGCGCCGCGCCCGCCGCCGCGCGGGAGCGCGCGACGGTCGACGGCGCGCCGCGGGCGACTCAGCCGGGGCAGGTCGAGACGGCCAGGAGCGACGACGGGATGGTGTCGTCGGTCCACCCGGCAGCCACCGAAATCGGGACGAACGTCCTGCGCGAGGGCGGGAACGCGGTCGACGCCGCGGCGGCGGTCCAGTTCGCGCTGAACGTGGTCCAGCCGCACAGTTCCGGCATCGGCGGCGGCGGGTTCATGCTCGTCTACGACGCCGACGAGGACGTGACCTACGCGGTGGACAACCGCGAACGCGCGCCCGCCGGAGCGAAACCGGGGATGTTCCTGAACGAGCAGGGCGACCCGATTCCGTTCGAGCGCCGACACAAGAGCGGTGACGCGGTCGGCGTGCCGGGGACGCTTCGGGCCATCGACGTGGCGCTCAAGCGCTTCGGCACCATGTCCATCGACGAACTGATCGGGCCGGCCGTCGAGTTGGCCGCGCCCGGCGGGCGGACGGCGACGGTCGACCAACATCTCGCCGAGACCATCGCCGAGGAGGTCGACAACTTCAACGAGGCCGCCCGGAACGTGTTCGTGCCGGGCGGACAGCCGTTGCAGGCCGGCGACGAACTGGTCCAACCCGACCTGGCGAAGACGTTTCGGCTCATTCGCGAGCGGGGCGTCAGCGCGTTCTACCGGGGCGAGATAGCGCGGGCCATCGCCGACACGGTCCAGCGGGCCGGCGGGAGCATGACCGTCGACGACCTGGCGGCGTACAACGTCACGATGGACCACCCCGACTACGTCGAGTACGAGGACGTGGTCGTCCGCACGATGTCGCTGCCGAGTTCCGGCGGCCTCACCGTCGGCCAGATACTCAAGATAACCGAGGAGTTCGACCTCGGACAGTACGGACCGCGGTCGGCCGAGCGGTACCACGCGCTCATCGAGACGTTCCACCGGTCGTACGCCGACCGGGGCGCGTTCATGGGCGACAAACTGTTCGTCGACGCGCCGTGGCAGGGCCTCCTCGACGAAGAGTACACCGACCAGCGCCGGAGCAAGATTCCGCTGTCTCAAGCCAGCAACCCGCCGTGGAAGCCGGGCGACCCGTGGTCGTACCAGCCAGGCGACCCCTACCGCATCGGGTCGCTGGTCGGCGGCGACGGCGTGGCCGGGCGACCGAGCCCGTCGGAATTCGACCTGAGCGACCTCGATTTGAGCCGCCTCGACGGCGAAACCGCGCGGCGACTGCTCGCGCTACTCGCGACGCTGCTGGCGATGAGCAAGCGCGGCGGGTCGAAGGGCGGAAGCGGAAACGCGACCGGGAGTTCGGCGCGGGCCGGCGGCGGGGTCGGGCGACGGCCGACACCGCTCGCGGTCGACCGGGGTCAGACGACCCACTTCACCACCGCCGACGGCGACGGCAACATGGTGTCGTGGACCAGCACCATCGAGCAGTTCTTCGGGACGAAGATGATGGTGCCGGGCTACGGCTTCATGCTGAACAACGAACTGACCGACTTCGACGCGACGCCCGGCGGCCCCAACGAGGTCCAGCCGAACAAGCGCCCGCTCAGTTCCACGAGTCCGACCATCGTGTTCAGCGACGGCGACCCGCTGATGACGCTCGGGTCGCCCGGCGGCAAGACCATCATCACGACCGTCGCCCAGATAATCCAGAACGTGGCGACGTACGACATGTCGCTACCGGCGGCCATCGCGGCACCGCGAATCTACAACGACGCCGACCCGGAGGTGTACTGGGAGCGGCGCGTCCCTCGCGGGGTGCGCGAGCGCCTCCGCCGACTCGGCCACCGGTTGCAGGACGAACCGACCGAACTCGGCAACGCCCAGGCCATCATGGTGCGGGACGGCACCTACCTCGGCGCGGCCGACTTCCGGCGCTCGGGCGCGGTCGACGGACCCGGGTCGTAG